From the Gemmatimonadota bacterium genome, the window CAGCTCCCAGGACCCCAGCCGGTCGATTTCCTCCTCGCTCAGGAAGCCCACGGAGCTCATGTCGATGTTGATCGCGCGCTTGATGCGGCGTCCGCCGGCCTCCGACATCCCGCGCCAGTTCTTGAACGAGTCGGTGATGAGCCGGTGCGTGGGGATGGTGGTGATGGTCTTGTCCCAGTTCTGCACCTTGACCGTGTGCAGGGCCAGGTCCACCACGTCTCCGTCCGCGCCGAACTGCGGCACCTCGATCCAGTCGCCGATCCGCACCATGTCGTTGGCGGCGATCTGCAGGCTGGCCACCAGCGACAGGATGGTGTCCTTGAAGACCAGCAGCGCGACCGCGGTGAGGGCGCCGAGGCCGCTCAGGAAGACCACCGGCGAGCGGTCGATGACGCGCGCGACGATGAGCACGAAGGCGACCACCGAGACGAGGATGTTGATGACCTGCAGGTAGCCCTTGATGGGCCTGTCCTGGGCGTCGGGGCGGCGGTTGTAGATCTCGTTGGCCGCGGTCAAGGCGGCGCTGATGCCCGCCGCGACGAACAGGATGACCGAGGCGGCCGCCACCCGCTGCGCGACCAGCACCACGGTGTCCGGCAGCCCCGGGATCAGCGGCAGGCCGTAGTAGATCACGGCCGCAGGCACGATCTGGGCGAAGCGCGAGAACACCTTGCGCTCGACCAGGACGTCGTCCCAGGCCGCCCGGGTCCGGGTCACGAGCCGGCCGATGGACCGCAGCACCAGGCGCCTGACCACCACGCCCGCCAGGTACGCCACCAGTAACAGGGCGATCACGGCGACGACCGGCCCGACCACGGGGTTGGCCTCGATCCAGGACGTGAGTTGGTTCATTCCGCTGGGTCTTTCCTCTCCGTCAGAGCGTCCCCGTCAGCCCGCCGTCGGGCGTGAGCGTCGTGCCGGTGATGTAGGTCGCATCGTCCGAGCACAGGAAGGCTATCGCCTTCGCGATCTCCTCGGCCCGGCCGGCGCGATTCTGGTGGACCCCGGCCTGAATCATCCCGTCTATCGGCTCGTCGCCGAAAAGGTCTCGCACCCTGTGGTGCATGGCCGTGTCGACGAAGCCCGGGCAGACGATGTTCACGCGGATGCCCTGCGGCGCCAACTCGGCGGAGGCGCTGGTGGTGAGGCCCACCTGGCCGTGCTTGGACGAAGCGTAGGGCCCACCGCCCGCGAACCCGAAGAAGGAGTTGACCGAGCCCACGTTGACGATCGCCCCGCCGCTGCCGGCCTCGAGCATGGCCCGGGCCTCGTGCTTGATGCACAGGAAGGTCCCCTTGAGGTTGATGTCGAGGACGCTGTCCCACTGCTCCTCGGTGAGCTCCGTGATGGGCGGGAACTCGCCCTCGATGCCGGCGTTGTTGACGCCGAAGTCGAAGCGCCCGAAGGCCTCCACCACGCTGGCCACCGCGCCCTCGACGTCGCTCTCGACCGACACGTCCGCTCTCAGGGCGACCGCTCGCCCGCCCCCCGCCTCGATCTCCGCGGCGAGCGCGACGAGCTCGTCCTCCCGACGGGCCATCAGGCCCACGGCGGTGCCCCGGGCCGCGAACTCCAGGGCGGTCGCGCGCCCGATCCCGCTGCTCGCGCCCGTGATCAGCGCGACCTTGCCGTCCATGCTCACTCAGCCGCCTCCGCGCTCGAAGTCACTGTCTCGTCGTCCTCACCTTGGCGCGAAAACGTAATCAAAACGGTCGAGGTCCGGGACGACGCGACGAACGAACGCGGTCACGGGTGCATGCGCGCGCCCTTCGTGACCTTGTCGACGACCTTCCGTGACGCCCGCAGGGCGAGACCGGCAACGCTCATCGAATCGGGCCCATGGTTCTTCACCGCCGCGCGATTGTCGGCGTCGCGCAGTGTGGTGAACATGTCGTCGATGAACAGCGATAAACCGACGCCGCGCTCTAGCGCGCGTCGATAGATCCGGGCGATTCGTTCCGCCGTGGCGGCCAGCACGATGACCGGCTGCACGATGAGGGCGTTGTACGCGTTGCCATTCGCGTCCTCGTAGCCCTCACCTATCAGGCCCGGGTTCGAGCCAATGAGTCCGCTGGTCAAGAAGGCGGTCACGTTGAGCTTCTGCCAGCCGGCCAGATCCTCGCGCAGCACGATGGCGATCTTGGTGTCGAACATTCAGCGAATTCCCGTCTAGTCTGCGACCTCGCCGAGTCGCCGCAACGAGCTCCAGAGCGAGGGGGCGGCCCCCCCGAGCGCCTGGGCCACTTCGGCGTTGAGCTCCTCCATCGCCGCCTCCAGGGGCTGCCGCAGCGCCCGGCCTCGAGGAGTCAGGTAGAGGCGGTGGATCCGACGATCCTCGGGGTCCACGCCGCGTTCCAGCAGCTCCGCCGCCTCCAGTCGGTCGACGACGCCCGTGGTCGTGGCGCTGTCGATCACGAGTCGCGCGCCCACTTCGGCGGCGCTTTGACCGTCGCGTTGCCACAGCACCCACAGCACCGCGTACTGGGTCGGGGTCACTCCAAAGGGGGAGAGCTTCGCCCGGGTGCGCCTCGCGACGACCTGCGCGGTCTTGCCCACCAGGAAGCTGATGCAGTCCTCAATGCGGTCCATCGAGACCAGACTCCGGGGCGAAGGTTGCTGTCGCACAAGAAACTAGTACACGAATAACTTGTATACAAGGGAAGCTGGGACTCAGGGCCAACACGGTGCCCCATCAGGTGCGCTCTTACGACGCAAGCTCGCCGAGATCGGCCATCTGGGCTCGACACCTTTCCTGCAGGATCTCCAGGAACCGGGTAACGGTGCTGGAGGTCGGGCACTTGGCGGAGGTAACGGCCCACCACGTACGATGGATTCCTTCCCGCCCGATGCTCACGGCGCTCAACGTGCCGCGCTCCAGGTCGGGCCGCGCCACCCAGGACGCCATCGCGCTGATGGATACTCCGGCTCGTACGAGTTCCAGGAGCGCGTCGGTGACGGGCATGTCGGTCACCTCCCTGGGGCGCACGCCGGCCGGCGCGAGGGCCAGGTTGAACAGGTCGCTGCGTTTCCGGTCGAAGACGACGACCGACTGGTCGGAGAAGTCCTCGGGTTCCAGATGGGACCGGCTCGCGAACGCGTGGTCGGGGTGCACCACCGCGACTATCTCGTCGTCGAAGAGCGCCTTCACCGAGAACGACGGGCCACCTGGCGGCACGGTGGTCAGCGCGATGTCCAACGCCCCCCGGTCGAGGGCTTCGAACGGGCGCCGGCTCGGATCCACATCCAGCTCCACGCGCACCTCTCCCCAATCTTCCCGGAACGCCTTCAGCACGTCCGGCAGCCAGTGGTAGTTCGTGAAGCAGGAGCTACTCAGGCGTACGGTCTGTCCCCGGCCGGAAGCGGCGCCGCGCACGTCATCGGCCAGTCGCTCCAGCTCGGACAGGACCGCTCGGGCCCCCGCCACGAGCACCTCGCCTTCCGCGGTCGGGACGAGGCCCGCCGCGCCCCGTTCGAAGAGCGTGGTTTCGAGCGAGGACTCGAGCTTACGCAGGTGATAGCTGACCCCGGGTTGGGAAATGTGGAGCAGGCGGGCGGCCTCCGTGGCCGAGCCGACCTCGGCCAGCGCGACCGCGACGCGCAAAGACTTGGGATGGATTGTCGACATATCAACAAAATTAATAGAACATACCCGATATTTCTATTTGGTTGATCGGCCGACTCTGGTCAAGTTATGCCTCATCTTCACGAGGACGTCGCGATCCGATGGTCCAGCCCGCACCGCAGGTCCACAACGCCCTGGCTCAATTCTCGGCCGCGACGCTGCATGAAGCGGCTGGGCGGAGTTG encodes:
- a CDS encoding mechanosensitive ion channel domain-containing protein translates to MNQLTSWIEANPVVGPVVAVIALLLVAYLAGVVVRRLVLRSIGRLVTRTRAAWDDVLVERKVFSRFAQIVPAAVIYYGLPLIPGLPDTVVLVAQRVAAASVILFVAAGISAALTAANEIYNRRPDAQDRPIKGYLQVINILVSVVAFVLIVARVIDRSPVVFLSGLGALTAVALLVFKDTILSLVASLQIAANDMVRIGDWIEVPQFGADGDVVDLALHTVKVQNWDKTITTIPTHRLITDSFKNWRGMSEAGGRRIKRAINIDMSSVGFLSEEEIDRLGSWELLFDYVADKRAATQAFNVAREVPEGVTPHSRRLTNLGTFRAYALAYLRAHSDTHKDMTTMVRQLAPTASGLPMEIYVFSKDTDWHVYESVQSDIMDHLVSVLPAFGLRVFQDPSGSDVRALTEGRS
- a CDS encoding SDR family NAD(P)-dependent oxidoreductase; amino-acid sequence: MDGKVALITGASSGIGRATALEFAARGTAVGLMARREDELVALAAEIEAGGGRAVALRADVSVESDVEGAVASVVEAFGRFDFGVNNAGIEGEFPPITELTEEQWDSVLDINLKGTFLCIKHEARAMLEAGSGGAIVNVGSVNSFFGFAGGGPYASSKHGQVGLTTSASAELAPQGIRVNIVCPGFVDTAMHHRVRDLFGDEPIDGMIQAGVHQNRAGRAEEIAKAIAFLCSDDATYITGTTLTPDGGLTGTL
- a CDS encoding DUF2000 family protein — translated: MFDTKIAIVLREDLAGWQKLNVTAFLTSGLIGSNPGLIGEGYEDANGNAYNALIVQPVIVLAATAERIARIYRRALERGVGLSLFIDDMFTTLRDADNRAAVKNHGPDSMSVAGLALRASRKVVDKVTKGARMHP
- a CDS encoding MarR family transcriptional regulator; this encodes MDRIEDCISFLVGKTAQVVARRTRAKLSPFGVTPTQYAVLWVLWQRDGQSAAEVGARLVIDSATTTGVVDRLEAAELLERGVDPEDRRIHRLYLTPRGRALRQPLEAAMEELNAEVAQALGGAAPSLWSSLRRLGEVAD
- a CDS encoding LysR family transcriptional regulator — protein: MSTIHPKSLRVAVALAEVGSATEAARLLHISQPGVSYHLRKLESSLETTLFERGAAGLVPTAEGEVLVAGARAVLSELERLADDVRGAASGRGQTVRLSSSCFTNYHWLPDVLKAFREDWGEVRVELDVDPSRRPFEALDRGALDIALTTVPPGGPSFSVKALFDDEIVAVVHPDHAFASRSHLEPEDFSDQSVVVFDRKRSDLFNLALAPAGVRPREVTDMPVTDALLELVRAGVSISAMASWVARPDLERGTLSAVSIGREGIHRTWWAVTSAKCPTSSTVTRFLEILQERCRAQMADLGELAS